Proteins from one Chroicocephalus ridibundus chromosome 16, bChrRid1.1, whole genome shotgun sequence genomic window:
- the DFFA gene encoding DNA fragmentation factor subunit alpha, translated as MAAPLKRCLLRRRDGREQHGVAASCLRELRDKASVILAIDKAREPITLVLAEDGTIVDDEDYFLCLPANTKFVALAKNEKWSSKSLDSGTAWLSESGDEVDSGAEKWKQLARQLKDDLSNIILMSEEDLQVLIDVPHSDLAEELAQSQTKIQVLQDTLQQVLDRREEERQSRQLLELYLEALKNEDSILSKVAESETVPRKEMDVVDTGTSSTGPSAKTALSDQILAALKEKPAPELCLDSQDLELVLKEDAQALALALRWDKQKAEALQQACDQELSKRLQQVQTLHSLRSTSKGKKTLPWGDYPGLRSKRKK; from the exons ATGGCGGCGCCGCTGAAGCGCTGCCTGctgcggcggcgggacgggcgggAGCAGCACGGCGTGGCCGCCTCCTGCCTGCGGGAGCTGCGCGACAAGG ctAGTGTCATTCTGGCTATTGACAAGGCCAGGGAGCCCATCACCTTAGTACTGGCAGAAGATGGTACCATTGTGGACGATGAAGATTACTTCTTGTGCCTGCCAGCCAACACCAAGTTTGTGGCACTGGCCAAGAATGAGAAATGGTCCAGCAAAAGCTTAG ACAGTGGAACAGCCTGGCTCTCGGAGTCTGGGGATGAAGTGGACAGTGGTGCAGAGAAGTGGAAGCAGCTGGCCAGGCAACTGAAGGATGACCTATCTAATATCATCTTGATGTCTGAAGAAGACCTCCAG GTGCTTATTGATGTTCCACATTCAGACCTGGCAGAAGAACTTGCCCAAAGTCAAACCAAAATCCAAGTATTGCAGGACACCCTGCAGCAGGTGCTGGACAGACGGGAAGAAGAACGCCAGTCAAGACAGCTCCTGGAACTCTACCTGGAGGCCTTGAAAAATGAAGACAGTATCTTAAGCAAAGTAGCAG AATCTGAGACTGTGCCAAGAAAGGAGATGGATGTGGTTGACACAGGTACCAGCAGTACAGGCCCTTCAGCCAAAACGGCGCTCAGTGACCAGATCCTTGCTGCTCTGAAAGAGAAACCTGCTCCAGAGCTCTGCTTGGACAGTCAAGACCTAGAG CTGGTCTTGAAAGAAGACGCACAAGCCCTGGCCTTGGCTCTAAGGTGGGACAAGCAGAAGGCTGAAGCTCTGCAGCAAGCCTGTGACCAGGAGCTCTCCAAGCGTCTACAACAAGTGCAGACTTTGCATTCCCTAAGGAGCACGTCAAAGGGCAAGAAAACTCTACCTTGGGGAGACTACCCTGGGCTTAGGTCAAAACGCAAAAAATAA
- the CENPS gene encoding centromere protein S isoform X1, with translation MRLRGTGMAAAPPRRAGRETRPGRAMEAAGGEERPLLTQRLKAAVHYTVGCLCQEVAEDKDVQFSKQTIAAISEITFRQCENFAKDLEMFARHAKRSTVTTEDVKLLARRSNSLLKYITQKSEEITSSNMKQKEKKKKSSASKEGRTYGEQEEAVAENEDSNMA, from the exons ATGCGGCTGCGCGGAACCGGcatggcggcggccccgccccgccgcgccgggcgggaAACGCGGCCGGGCCGCGCCATGGAGGCGGCGGGGGGTGAGGAGCGGCCTCTGCTCACACAG AGGCTGAAGGCTGCGGTTCACTACACGGTTGGCTGCCTGTGCCAGGAAGTTGCCGAAGACAAAGATGTGCAATTCAGCAAACAAACCATCGCAGCTATCTCGGAGATCACCTTCAGGCAGTGCG AGAACTTTGCAAAAGACCTCGAAATGTTTGCAAG gCATGCAAAACGAAGCACAGTCACTACAGAAGATGTGAAGCTTTTGGCTAGAAGGAGCAATTCTTTG TTAAAGTATATCACCCAGAAGAGTGAAGAGATCACATCAAGTAACAtgaaacaaaaggagaagaaaaagaagtccaGTGCATCTAAGGAAGGGAGAACTTATGGGGAACAAGAAGAGGCTGTCGCTGAAAATGAAGATTCCAACATGGCATGA
- the CENPS gene encoding centromere protein S isoform X2 → MRLRGTGMAAAPPRRAGRETRPGRAMEAAGGEERPLLTQRLKAAVHYTVGCLCQEVAEDKDVQFSKQTIAAISEITFRQCENFAKDLEMFASITGWFESDRWLLAYLCFIWLLQGAFLNQLVSS, encoded by the exons ATGCGGCTGCGCGGAACCGGcatggcggcggccccgccccgccgcgccgggcgggaAACGCGGCCGGGCCGCGCCATGGAGGCGGCGGGGGGTGAGGAGCGGCCTCTGCTCACACAG AGGCTGAAGGCTGCGGTTCACTACACGGTTGGCTGCCTGTGCCAGGAAGTTGCCGAAGACAAAGATGTGCAATTCAGCAAACAAACCATCGCAGCTATCTCGGAGATCACCTTCAGGCAGTGCG AGAACTTTGCAAAAGACCTCGAAATGTTTGCAAG CATAACTGGATGGTTTGAGAGTGACAGATGGCTACTAGCCTACCTGTGTTTCATTTGGTTGCTCCAAGGAG CGTTCTTAAACCAATTGGTTAGTTCCTAA